A genomic window from Thermococcus nautili includes:
- a CDS encoding deoxyribonuclease IV: MFKVDRLRFGTAGIPLSTPKRSTIDGIIHVRNLGLDAMELEFVRGVNLKPELAKKIKYVAKKHDVLLTAHAPYYINLNASEKAKVEASKRRIIQSAERLYDAGGWSVVFHAGYYLKQDPAKVYNRIRDALKEIERELLDRGVKVWLRPELTGKPTQFGDLKEIVKLSEELETVLPTIDFAHAHARNRGKCNSVEEWREMLAFIEDRLGREALDNMHIHMSGIEYTEKGEKRHLPLQESDMKWEDLLRVLKEFRVKGVVISESPNIEEDALLMKKKYEEIKV, from the coding sequence ATGTTCAAAGTAGACAGGTTGCGTTTCGGAACCGCTGGAATACCGCTCTCAACGCCTAAGCGCTCAACGATAGACGGCATAATCCACGTGAGGAACCTCGGGTTGGATGCGATGGAGCTGGAGTTCGTCAGGGGCGTCAACCTCAAGCCCGAACTCGCGAAGAAAATCAAGTACGTCGCCAAAAAGCACGACGTCCTGCTCACGGCGCACGCCCCTTACTACATCAACCTCAACGCGAGCGAGAAGGCAAAGGTCGAGGCAAGCAAGAGGAGGATAATCCAGAGCGCCGAGAGGCTTTACGACGCCGGTGGATGGAGCGTCGTCTTTCACGCCGGTTACTACCTCAAGCAGGACCCTGCGAAGGTCTACAACAGAATCAGGGACGCGCTGAAGGAGATTGAGAGGGAACTCCTGGACAGGGGCGTCAAGGTCTGGCTCAGGCCCGAGCTGACCGGAAAGCCGACCCAGTTCGGCGACCTTAAGGAGATAGTGAAGCTCAGCGAGGAGCTTGAGACGGTTCTTCCGACGATAGACTTCGCGCACGCCCACGCGAGGAACCGGGGCAAATGCAACTCCGTTGAGGAATGGCGTGAGATGCTGGCCTTTATCGAGGACAGGCTTGGCAGAGAGGCCTTAGACAACATGCACATTCACATGAGCGGTATCGAGTACACTGAGAAGGGGGAGAAGAGGCACCTCCCGCTCCAGGAGAGCGACATGAAGTGGGAGGACCTGCTCAGGGTTCTGAAGGAGTTCCGCGTTAAGGGCGTCGTCATAAGCGAGAGCCCCAACATCGAGGAGGACGCGCTTCTGATGAAGAAGAAATACGAGGAGATAAAGGTTTAG
- a CDS encoding DUF373 family protein, with protein sequence MRVLVLAIDRDDDFGKKAGVKGPIIGRDACIDAALKLSLADPEDSDANVVYAAVKLRDELEEKGEFDEVEVAIITGHPKVGLKSDMELARQLEEVLKVFPADGVIPVTDGAEDEQIFPIITSKVPIITSHRVVVKQSPSIETTWYIIVKYMKEILSDPEVARVVFGIPGLMALLYGIAKLVGVWYPESEKIVSTVIWGTVLLIIGGIFFTKGFNFSIGHLLASLRKAVVEQFVVVLSFVAGILVIASGAINAYLNLESYSLKLIGSYPGTSLLATLIYLNALAGSIALGIAVMMAGRVIQAYLKRDHHIWYYASALLMTPALWVTIDLTTRYALAILTISDIDVFQKLLFAIADVALAVVVGVYLRGKVKGWMKVETGGSDTGVRAKA encoded by the coding sequence ATGAGGGTTCTCGTTCTGGCAATTGACCGTGATGATGACTTTGGCAAGAAGGCGGGCGTTAAGGGTCCTATCATAGGGCGAGATGCCTGTATCGATGCCGCCCTGAAGCTCAGCCTCGCCGACCCGGAGGACAGTGACGCGAACGTCGTTTACGCGGCCGTTAAGCTGAGGGACGAACTTGAGGAGAAGGGTGAATTCGACGAGGTTGAGGTCGCGATAATAACCGGCCACCCGAAAGTTGGGCTAAAGAGCGATATGGAACTCGCGAGACAGCTTGAGGAGGTTCTCAAGGTCTTTCCGGCCGATGGAGTTATCCCCGTTACCGACGGGGCCGAGGACGAGCAGATTTTCCCGATTATCACCTCGAAGGTTCCAATCATAACCTCCCACCGCGTCGTCGTCAAGCAGAGCCCGAGCATCGAGACGACCTGGTATATCATCGTCAAGTACATGAAGGAAATCCTGAGCGACCCCGAGGTCGCGCGCGTCGTCTTTGGCATTCCGGGTCTGATGGCCTTACTCTACGGAATAGCCAAGCTCGTCGGTGTGTGGTATCCCGAGAGTGAGAAGATAGTTTCAACGGTGATTTGGGGGACTGTCCTTCTCATAATCGGCGGGATATTCTTCACCAAGGGCTTCAACTTCAGCATAGGTCACCTTTTGGCGTCCCTCAGGAAGGCAGTCGTTGAGCAGTTCGTCGTTGTCCTCTCCTTCGTTGCGGGAATACTCGTCATAGCGAGCGGTGCAATCAACGCCTACCTGAACCTTGAGAGCTATTCGCTCAAACTAATCGGCAGTTATCCGGGAACGTCGCTCCTGGCGACTCTGATTTACCTCAACGCCCTTGCGGGCTCGATTGCCCTGGGAATCGCGGTTATGATGGCCGGAAGGGTAATCCAGGCCTACCTCAAGAGGGACCACCACATCTGGTACTACGCGTCTGCCCTTCTCATGACGCCGGCCCTCTGGGTGACTATTGACCTCACCACCCGCTACGCCCTCGCGATACTGACGATTTCGGACATAGATGTCTTCCAGAAACTGCTCTTCGCGATTGCCGACGTTGCGCTCGCCGTCGTGGTTGGTGTTTACCTCCGTGGAAAAGTTAAAGGATGGATGAAGGTTGAGACTGGAGGAAGCGATACGGGAGTACGAGCTAAGGCGTGA
- a CDS encoding DNA polymerase domain-containing protein, whose product MILDTDYITENGKPVIRVFKKENGEFKIEYDRTFEPYFYALLKDDSAIEDVKKVTAKRHGTVVKVKRAEKVQKKFLGRPIEVWKLYFNHPQDVPAIRDRIRAHPAVVDIYEYDIPFAKRYLIDKGLIPMEGDEELTMLAFDIETLYHEGEEFGTGPILMISYADGSEARVITWKKIDLPYVDVVSTEKEMIKRFLRVVREKDPDVLITYNGDNFDFAYLKKRCEELGIKFTLGRDGSEPKIQRMGDRFAVEVKGRIHFDLYPVIRRTINLPTYTLEAVYEAVFGKPKEKVYAEEIAQAWESGEGLERVARYSMEDAKVTYELGREFFPMEAQLSRLIGQSLWDVSRSSTGNLVEWFLLRKAYKRNELAPNKPDERELARRRGGYAGGYVKEPERGLWDNIVYLDFRCHPADTKVVVKGKGIINISEVREGDYVLGIDGWQKVKKVWEYDYEGELININGLKCTPNHKLPVVGKNERQTRIRDSLAKSFLTKKVRGRLITTPLFEKIGKITKQNVPEEEVLKGELAGIILAEGTLIRKDVEYFDSSRGKKRISHQYRVEITVGEHEEEFIGRIVYIFEKLFGITPRITRKEGTKAVTLKIAKKEVYLKAKELMDNVENLHAPSVLRGFFEGDGTVNRVRRTIVANQGTNNKWKIEIVSKLLEKLEIPHSKYTYEYTERGKNLTRYIIEITGRDGLILFQTLVGFISTEKNQALSEAIRGREMNRLEDNAFYSLSEFKATKEYYKGKVYDLTLEGTPYYFANGILTHNSLYPSIIITHNVSPDTLNREGCKEYDVAPEVGHKFCKDFPGFIPSLLGDLLEERQKIKRKMKATVDPLEKKLLDYRQRAIKILANSFYGYYGYAKARWYCKECAESVTAWGREYIETTIREIEEKFGFKVLYADSVTGETEIVIRRNGKVEFVPIEELFQRVDYRIGEKEYCVLEGVEALTLDNRGRLVWRKVPYVMRHRTDKRIYRIWFTNSWYLDVTEDHSLIGYLNTSRVKPGKPLKERLVEVKPKEIGKEVKSLITPNQPIARSIKPTQTAVRLWELIGLLVGDGNWGGHSNWAKYYVGLSLGMDKEEIEEKILKPLKEAGIISNYYNKGKPGDVSILSKWLAGFMVRYFKDENGNKRIPKFMFSLSREYIEAFLRGLFSADGTVSLRRGIPEVRLTSVNPELSESVRKLLWLVGVSNSMFTETTPNRYLGKESRTHSIHVRIKNKHRFAKGIGFVLDRKTSKLSENLGGYTNKKRAYSYGFDLVYPRRIEEISYEGYVYDIEVDGTHRFFANGILVHNTDGFFATIPGADAETVKKKAKEFLKYINAKLPGLLELEYEGFYVRGFFVTKKKYAVIDEEGKITTRGLEIVRRDWSEIAKETQARVLEAILKHGDVEEAVRIVKEVTEKLSKYEVPPEKLVIHEQITRDLRDYKATGPHVAVAKRLAARGVKIRPGTVISYIVLKGSGRIGDRAIPFDEFDPTKHRYDAEYYIENQVLPAVERILKAFGYRKEDLRYQKTKQVGLGAWLKVKK is encoded by the coding sequence ATGATTCTCGATACCGACTACATCACCGAGAACGGGAAGCCCGTGATAAGGGTCTTCAAGAAGGAGAACGGCGAGTTTAAAATCGAGTACGACAGAACCTTCGAGCCCTACTTCTACGCCCTTCTGAAGGACGATTCTGCGATAGAGGACGTCAAGAAGGTAACGGCAAAGAGGCACGGAACGGTTGTCAAGGTGAAGCGCGCCGAGAAGGTGCAGAAGAAGTTCCTCGGCAGGCCGATAGAGGTCTGGAAGCTCTACTTCAACCATCCTCAGGACGTCCCGGCGATTCGAGACAGGATACGCGCCCACCCCGCTGTCGTTGACATCTACGAGTACGACATACCCTTCGCCAAGCGCTACCTCATCGACAAGGGCCTGATTCCGATGGAGGGCGACGAGGAGCTTACGATGCTCGCCTTCGACATCGAAACGCTCTATCACGAGGGCGAGGAGTTCGGAACCGGGCCGATTCTCATGATAAGCTACGCCGACGGGAGCGAGGCGAGGGTGATAACCTGGAAGAAAATTGACCTGCCTTATGTGGACGTCGTCTCGACCGAGAAGGAGATGATTAAGCGCTTCCTCCGCGTCGTCAGGGAGAAGGACCCCGACGTGCTCATCACCTACAACGGCGACAACTTCGACTTCGCCTACCTGAAGAAGCGCTGTGAGGAACTCGGAATAAAGTTCACACTCGGCAGGGACGGGAGCGAGCCGAAGATACAGCGAATGGGCGACCGCTTTGCCGTTGAGGTGAAGGGCAGGATTCACTTCGACCTCTACCCCGTCATAAGGCGCACGATAAACCTCCCGACCTACACCCTTGAGGCCGTTTACGAGGCCGTCTTTGGAAAGCCCAAGGAGAAGGTTTACGCAGAGGAGATAGCGCAGGCCTGGGAGAGCGGGGAGGGCCTTGAAAGGGTTGCAAGATACTCGATGGAGGACGCTAAGGTGACCTACGAGCTGGGAAGGGAGTTCTTCCCGATGGAGGCCCAGCTCTCCCGTTTAATCGGCCAGAGCCTCTGGGACGTCTCGCGCTCGAGCACCGGAAATTTGGTGGAGTGGTTCCTCCTGCGGAAGGCCTACAAGAGGAACGAGCTCGCCCCAAACAAGCCCGACGAGAGGGAGCTCGCGAGACGGCGCGGGGGCTACGCAGGTGGATACGTTAAAGAACCAGAGCGGGGATTGTGGGACAATATTGTGTATTTAGACTTTAGGTGCCACCCAGCCGACACAAAGGTTGTAGTCAAGGGGAAGGGCATAATCAACATAAGCGAAGTACGAGAGGGAGACTATGTCCTTGGAATAGATGGCTGGCAGAAGGTCAAGAAGGTCTGGGAGTATGACTACGAGGGAGAACTCATCAATATAAACGGCCTAAAGTGCACTCCCAACCATAAGCTACCAGTAGTGGGGAAGAACGAGAGACAGACCAGGATAAGGGACAGCCTTGCCAAGTCGTTCCTCACAAAGAAAGTTAGAGGCAGGTTAATAACCACACCGCTCTTTGAGAAAATTGGGAAGATTACTAAGCAGAACGTGCCCGAAGAGGAAGTGCTTAAGGGAGAACTTGCGGGAATAATCCTCGCAGAAGGCACGCTCATAAGGAAAGACGTGGAGTATTTTGACTCATCAAGGGGCAAGAAGAGAATATCGCATCAGTACAGGGTCGAGATAACCGTTGGAGAACATGAGGAGGAGTTCATAGGGAGAATAGTCTACATTTTCGAAAAACTCTTTGGTATAACCCCCAGAATCACCAGGAAAGAAGGCACCAAGGCTGTAACTCTCAAAATCGCCAAGAAAGAGGTCTACCTCAAGGCCAAGGAACTCATGGACAACGTTGAGAACCTTCACGCTCCTTCCGTTCTGAGAGGCTTCTTTGAAGGCGACGGAACGGTCAACAGGGTTCGCAGGACGATAGTCGCAAACCAGGGCACCAACAACAAGTGGAAAATCGAAATCGTATCAAAGCTCTTAGAAAAACTCGAAATCCCCCACAGCAAGTACACTTACGAGTACACCGAAAGGGGGAAGAATCTGACAAGATACATAATCGAAATCACTGGTAGGGATGGTCTTATACTCTTCCAAACGCTAGTGGGGTTCATAAGCACAGAAAAGAACCAGGCTCTTAGCGAGGCAATCAGGGGCAGAGAGATGAACCGCCTCGAAGACAACGCATTTTACAGCCTCTCTGAGTTCAAAGCAACTAAAGAGTATTACAAGGGCAAAGTCTACGACCTAACCCTGGAGGGAACACCTTACTACTTCGCCAATGGCATACTGACACACAACTCGCTGTACCCCTCAATCATCATAACCCACAACGTCTCACCGGATACTCTCAACCGCGAGGGCTGTAAGGAGTACGACGTCGCCCCCGAGGTTGGGCACAAGTTCTGCAAGGACTTCCCCGGCTTCATACCGAGCCTCCTGGGAGATTTGCTCGAGGAGAGGCAGAAGATAAAGCGGAAGATGAAGGCAACGGTTGACCCGCTGGAGAAGAAACTCCTCGACTACAGGCAACGCGCTATCAAAATCCTCGCCAACAGCTTCTACGGCTACTACGGCTACGCAAAAGCGAGATGGTACTGCAAGGAGTGCGCCGAGAGCGTTACGGCATGGGGAAGGGAGTACATAGAAACCACCATTCGCGAAATAGAGGAAAAGTTCGGCTTTAAAGTTCTCTACGCGGACAGCGTTACGGGCGAAACCGAAATCGTAATCAGAAGGAACGGGAAGGTTGAATTCGTGCCGATTGAAGAACTCTTCCAGCGCGTTGATTACAGGATTGGGGAGAAAGAATACTGCGTTCTTGAAGGCGTTGAGGCACTGACGCTGGACAATAGGGGCCGGCTTGTTTGGAGAAAAGTTCCCTATGTAATGAGACACAGGACGGACAAGAGAATCTATCGCATCTGGTTCACGAACTCGTGGTATCTCGACGTTACAGAGGACCACTCGTTAATAGGCTACCTGAACACCAGCAGGGTGAAGCCCGGAAAGCCGCTGAAAGAGCGCCTCGTCGAGGTAAAGCCCAAGGAAATCGGCAAAGAAGTTAAATCACTCATCACACCAAACCAGCCGATTGCCAGGAGCATTAAGCCGACTCAAACCGCCGTTAGGCTGTGGGAACTTATAGGGCTGTTGGTTGGCGATGGCAACTGGGGAGGGCATTCAAACTGGGCTAAATATTACGTTGGCCTTTCCCTAGGAATGGACAAGGAAGAAATAGAAGAGAAAATCCTGAAGCCTCTTAAAGAGGCTGGCATAATCTCCAACTACTATAACAAAGGCAAACCTGGCGACGTTTCGATACTCTCAAAGTGGCTGGCGGGCTTTATGGTCAGGTACTTCAAAGACGAGAACGGAAACAAGAGAATCCCCAAATTCATGTTCAGCCTTTCCAGGGAGTACATAGAAGCGTTTCTGCGGGGGCTGTTTTCAGCCGATGGAACGGTAAGCCTTCGCAGAGGAATCCCTGAGGTGAGACTGACGAGCGTTAATCCAGAACTCAGCGAGTCTGTAAGAAAGTTGCTGTGGCTCGTTGGTGTCTCCAATTCGATGTTCACAGAGACCACGCCAAACCGCTACCTTGGAAAAGAAAGCAGAACTCACTCAATCCATGTCAGGATAAAGAACAAACACCGCTTTGCTAAGGGAATAGGGTTTGTTTTGGACAGAAAAACATCAAAACTCTCCGAAAACTTGGGCGGTTATACAAACAAGAAACGGGCCTATAGTTACGGATTTGACTTGGTGTATCCGCGGAGGATAGAAGAAATCTCCTACGAAGGCTACGTCTACGACATCGAGGTCGATGGGACGCACCGATTCTTCGCAAACGGAATCCTTGTCCACAATACGGACGGTTTCTTTGCGACAATCCCCGGAGCCGACGCCGAGACCGTGAAGAAGAAGGCCAAAGAGTTCCTCAAGTACATCAACGCGAAACTGCCCGGCCTGCTCGAACTCGAGTACGAGGGCTTCTACGTGAGAGGGTTCTTCGTGACCAAGAAGAAGTACGCGGTGATAGACGAGGAGGGCAAGATAACCACGAGGGGTCTTGAGATTGTGAGGCGCGACTGGAGCGAGATAGCGAAAGAGACCCAGGCCAGGGTTCTCGAGGCGATACTCAAGCACGGTGACGTCGAAGAGGCCGTCAGGATAGTCAAGGAAGTGACGGAAAAGCTGAGCAAGTATGAAGTCCCGCCCGAGAAGCTGGTAATCCACGAGCAGATAACGCGCGATTTGAGGGATTATAAGGCAACGGGCCCGCACGTTGCCGTTGCAAAGAGGCTCGCGGCGCGGGGAGTGAAAATCCGGCCGGGCACGGTGATAAGCTACATCGTCCTAAAGGGTTCGGGAAGGATAGGCGACAGGGCGATTCCCTTCGACGAGTTCGACCCGACGAAGCACCGCTACGATGCGGAATACTACATCGAGAACCAGGTTCTCCCGGCGGTGGAGAGGATTCTAAAGGCCTTCGGCTACCGGAAGGAGGATTTACGCTACCAGAAGACGAAGCAGGTCGGTTTGGGCGCGTGGCTGAAGGTGAAGAAGTAA
- a CDS encoding V-type ATP synthase subunit I domain-containing protein, with product MRLEEAIREYELRREEGLKKAEKLRKKYNKWLGKKKKELLKAVGKLEKAKPPKNVDERLLQIVEADRRNYVSAMRHAVEGIQTIDDLGKRLPDLAKVHVDYGKHVMILFEKEVYAVNSLLKELSEGYTEFRAELEGTIPPEIDVVEKLEELRKAQREFQAKRDALSRLAHELEEERKKLESLLSSEEFTRVEKEAREVSSKIRSIELELRSKVSKLQKPLKRMRLGGIADEVARDSGVALERPKEFLSLLVNVYPRLEGKARKSAEWLLENLEGKLSELSELRRELEGLEAQREELLGSVKPVQDELLAIERELSLLADDVKKLERKLLRIEAELREELRKLEDYLGEKVEVSF from the coding sequence TTGAGACTGGAGGAAGCGATACGGGAGTACGAGCTAAGGCGTGAAGAAGGCCTGAAAAAGGCCGAAAAACTCAGGAAGAAGTACAATAAGTGGCTTGGCAAGAAGAAAAAGGAACTTCTCAAGGCCGTTGGGAAGCTGGAAAAGGCCAAACCCCCAAAGAACGTGGATGAGAGGCTCCTCCAGATAGTTGAAGCCGACCGGAGGAACTACGTAAGTGCGATGAGACACGCCGTTGAGGGAATTCAGACCATCGATGACCTCGGAAAGCGTCTTCCAGACCTTGCGAAAGTCCACGTCGACTACGGGAAGCACGTTATGATTCTCTTCGAGAAAGAGGTCTACGCAGTCAATTCCCTTCTCAAAGAGCTCAGTGAAGGTTATACTGAGTTCAGAGCAGAACTTGAGGGAACTATTCCGCCCGAGATTGACGTCGTGGAGAAGCTTGAGGAGCTCAGAAAGGCTCAGCGTGAATTCCAGGCCAAGAGGGATGCGCTTTCAAGACTCGCCCACGAACTCGAAGAGGAGAGGAAAAAACTCGAGTCCCTTCTCTCATCGGAGGAGTTCACGAGAGTTGAGAAAGAGGCTCGTGAAGTTTCTTCTAAGATTCGTTCAATCGAGCTTGAGCTCCGTTCAAAGGTCTCAAAGCTCCAGAAACCGCTTAAGAGGATGCGCCTCGGCGGAATAGCCGATGAGGTTGCCCGGGACAGCGGAGTTGCCCTTGAGAGGCCCAAAGAGTTCCTGTCCCTCCTCGTCAACGTCTACCCGAGACTTGAGGGAAAGGCCAGGAAATCGGCGGAGTGGCTACTCGAAAACCTTGAGGGCAAGCTGTCCGAGCTGAGTGAACTTCGTAGGGAGCTGGAAGGTCTTGAGGCACAGCGGGAAGAGCTCCTGGGAAGCGTTAAGCCCGTTCAGGATGAACTCCTTGCCATAGAACGGGAGCTGTCCCTGCTGGCGGATGACGTTAAGAAACTTGAGAGAAAGCTTCTGAGAATCGAGGCCGAGCTCAGGGAGGAGCTGAGAAAACTTGAGGACTACCTTGGGGAGAAGGTGGAGGTAAGTTTTTAA
- a CDS encoding TIGR00296 family protein, with amino-acid sequence MYRIKDEWGEFLVRLARKAIEEYVRNGRVIEPPEDTPPELWEKMGVFVTLNRHNVPPQMALRGCIGFPLPIYPLVEATIKAAIHAAVEDPRFPPVRPEELDELTVEVSVLTPPEPVEGPPEERPRKIKVGRDGLIIEKGIYSGLLLPQVPIEWGWDEEEFLAQTCWKAGLPPDCWLDPDTKVYRFTAEIFEEEWPRGPVRRKPLV; translated from the coding sequence GTGTACAGGATTAAGGATGAGTGGGGCGAATTCCTCGTCAGGCTCGCAAGGAAAGCCATCGAGGAGTACGTGAGGAATGGGAGGGTCATCGAGCCTCCAGAGGACACACCGCCGGAGCTCTGGGAGAAGATGGGTGTCTTCGTGACCCTCAACCGCCACAACGTCCCGCCACAGATGGCGCTTCGCGGGTGCATAGGCTTCCCCCTGCCGATTTACCCGCTGGTCGAGGCGACGATAAAGGCGGCAATCCACGCGGCAGTGGAAGACCCGCGCTTCCCGCCCGTTAGACCAGAGGAGCTCGACGAGCTAACGGTGGAGGTCAGCGTCCTAACTCCGCCGGAGCCGGTGGAGGGCCCGCCTGAGGAGAGACCGAGGAAGATAAAGGTCGGCAGAGACGGTCTGATAATCGAGAAGGGCATCTACTCGGGCTTACTGCTCCCGCAGGTGCCAATAGAGTGGGGCTGGGACGAGGAGGAGTTCTTAGCTCAAACCTGCTGGAAGGCCGGTCTTCCACCGGACTGCTGGCTCGACCCGGATACAAAGGTCTACCGCTTCACCGCTGAGATTTTCGAGGAGGAGTGGCCGAGGGGACCGGTGAGGAGGAAGCCGTTGGTTTAA
- a CDS encoding RsmB/NOP family class I SAM-dependent RNA methyltransferase yields MELFYRVSFQEVVVDALSLVEERELSSKHALERVFRKVAGRDREKARGLAHAYVFEIEKWRAKIDFIINSVLKGSKVEDLDPYLANLLRIGTFEIHFRKVPPAIATDSVVRVVKERFDFSRAKFVNALMHSIEKFDVERALKRLKERDRIEWLSVRFSHPRWYVEYVIELLGYDEAVRLLLSNNRPQRYYVRANTLKTDVDSLRDYLEENGVRTALTPVPDVLKVLDYKTPVTRLDWYKEGKFVIQDLASAYVAHVLNPEPGERVLDLAAAPGSKTFHAAALMENKGEIVAVDYSYDRLMRMKEKMKLLGIKNVKLVHADGQSFRDKAKFDKIILDAPCSSSGTYRQFPEVKWRFDENKIKRIISVQRNMLRNAYENLRVGGAMTYSTCSIRIDEDEENVLFAVERVGLELLPYDFSWGDRGFLEIGDKVFRAWTHKHDCNSFFIAKMGKG; encoded by the coding sequence ATGGAGCTGTTTTACAGGGTGAGCTTTCAGGAGGTCGTTGTGGACGCTTTGAGCTTAGTTGAGGAGCGCGAGCTCTCCTCCAAGCACGCCCTTGAGCGGGTCTTCCGGAAGGTTGCCGGAAGGGACAGGGAGAAGGCTCGCGGATTGGCTCATGCCTACGTCTTTGAGATTGAGAAGTGGAGGGCCAAGATAGATTTCATCATAAACTCCGTGCTGAAGGGCTCGAAGGTTGAAGACCTCGACCCCTATCTCGCCAATCTCCTCCGCATCGGGACGTTTGAAATCCACTTCCGGAAGGTTCCGCCCGCCATAGCTACCGACTCCGTCGTGAGGGTCGTCAAGGAGCGCTTTGATTTCAGCCGGGCGAAGTTCGTCAACGCGCTGATGCACTCGATAGAGAAGTTCGACGTGGAGAGGGCCTTGAAACGGCTCAAGGAGAGGGATAGAATTGAGTGGCTTTCTGTTCGCTTCTCCCACCCGCGCTGGTACGTTGAGTACGTGATAGAGCTTCTGGGCTACGACGAAGCTGTAAGGCTTCTCCTCAGCAACAACAGGCCTCAGAGGTACTACGTCCGGGCCAACACCCTTAAGACGGACGTGGACTCCCTCCGCGATTACCTTGAGGAAAACGGCGTGAGGACTGCCCTAACGCCAGTTCCGGACGTTCTAAAGGTTCTCGACTACAAGACGCCGGTGACGAGGCTCGACTGGTATAAAGAGGGGAAGTTCGTCATTCAGGATTTAGCGAGCGCTTACGTCGCCCACGTTCTCAACCCAGAGCCGGGCGAGAGGGTTCTAGATTTGGCCGCCGCCCCCGGTTCAAAAACCTTCCACGCCGCCGCGTTAATGGAGAACAAAGGCGAGATAGTCGCGGTGGACTACTCCTACGACAGGCTGATGCGCATGAAGGAGAAGATGAAGCTCCTCGGAATCAAAAACGTCAAGCTGGTTCACGCGGACGGGCAGAGCTTTAGGGATAAGGCCAAGTTCGATAAGATAATCCTCGACGCGCCGTGCTCGAGCTCCGGAACCTACCGGCAGTTCCCCGAAGTTAAGTGGCGCTTTGACGAGAACAAGATTAAGCGCATAATAAGCGTTCAGAGGAACATGCTCCGCAACGCCTACGAGAACCTTCGTGTAGGCGGGGCGATGACCTACTCGACGTGCTCAATCAGGATTGATGAGGACGAGGAGAACGTCCTCTTCGCCGTCGAGAGGGTTGGACTGGAGCTTCTCCCCTACGATTTCAGCTGGGGCGATAGGGGCTTCCTCGAAATCGGCGACAAGGTGTTCCGCGCGTGGACGCACAAACACGACTGCAACAGCTTCTTCATAGCGAAGATGGGGAAGGGTTAA
- a CDS encoding DUF3368 domain-containing protein — MRAVFNSSPLITLAKLGYLDVAVSLFEKAIIPRGVLEEITTKEDDASSSVLRLIEEKRIELHEVSSTPVYPGLHRGELEAIALAKETDSIVVLDDLKARKAARLEGIRVIGTLGILKILLDGGLIEEKPDELLSKLNRIGFRIRPELFYEVMGGEFS; from the coding sequence GTGAGGGCCGTCTTTAACTCTTCGCCTCTAATAACCCTAGCCAAGTTGGGATACCTAGACGTTGCGGTTAGTCTTTTTGAAAAAGCAATAATTCCTAGAGGAGTTTTGGAGGAGATTACGACGAAAGAAGATGATGCCAGTTCGTCAGTACTTAGGCTCATTGAAGAAAAACGCATAGAACTCCACGAGGTCAGTTCAACTCCGGTGTATCCCGGCCTACACAGGGGAGAGCTCGAGGCAATAGCGCTCGCAAAGGAAACTGACTCAATCGTCGTTCTTGATGATTTAAAGGCCAGAAAAGCCGCAAGGCTTGAAGGAATACGTGTCATTGGAACGTTGGGCATATTGAAAATTTTACTTGACGGTGGGCTTATTGAAGAGAAACCCGATGAGCTTCTGAGTAAACTGAACCGTATCGGTTTTAGGATTCGTCCAGAGTTGTTTTACGAGGTTATGGGTGGTGAGTTCTCATGA
- a CDS encoding MTH1187 family thiamine-binding protein, whose protein sequence is MVIVEFVIVPLGEKSLSRYVAEVIKLLERKGVKYQLTPMATIIETKTVREAFDIIEEAHELMFKLGAERVSTTIRIDDRRDKDRHMEDKVKSVLEKVGEVR, encoded by the coding sequence GTGGTCATCGTCGAGTTCGTAATCGTTCCCCTCGGGGAGAAGAGCCTGAGCAGGTATGTCGCCGAGGTGATAAAGCTTTTAGAGAGGAAGGGCGTTAAATATCAGTTGACGCCGATGGCCACCATCATCGAGACAAAGACCGTTAGGGAGGCCTTTGATATAATCGAGGAGGCTCACGAGCTGATGTTCAAGCTTGGCGCCGAGAGGGTTTCCACAACGATAAGGATTGACGACAGGCGCGACAAGGATAGGCACATGGAGGACAAGGTCAAATCCGTCCTCGAAAAGGTTGGAGAGGTGCGGTGA